CACCCGGATCTCGGTGGTGATCTTCGAGCCGGACGCGATCACGAGGTAGCGGTCGCTGCGGGTGGCGCCGATGCCGGTGAAGTAGCGCTCGTCGGTCTCGTGGAAGACGAGCTCGTCGTCCGCGGCCGGCGTGCCGATCGTGTGGCGCCAGACCTTGTCGGGGCGCCACGCGTCGTCGACCGTCGAGTAGTAGAGGTGCCCGGCGTCGAACGACCAGGTGGCGCCGTACGAGACGTCGGTGACCTCGTCGTCGAGCAGCTCGCCGGTCGTGAGGTCCTTGACGCGCAGGGTGAAGCGCTCGTCACCGGCGGTGTCGACCGAGTAGGCGAGGAGCGCCCCGTCGCGGCTCACGCTCAGGGCACCCAGCGAGAAGTAGTCGTGACCGTCGGCCTCCACGTTGCCGTCGAGGAGGACCTCCTCACCGGCGACCGCGACGGCCGAGTCGAGCTCAGGAGGCGTCCAGTCGTCAGGGCCGGCGATCGGGCACCGGCAGTGGACGGCGTACTCGCGGCCCTCGAACGTCCGCGCGTAGTACCACCAGGAACCGCGGCGGACGGGGACGGAAAGGTCCGTCTCGAGCACACGCGACTTGATCTCGTCGAAGAGGCGGTCGCGGAGCGAGGCGAGGTGGTCGGTGCGCTCGGCGGCGTACGCGTTCTCGGCCTCGAGATAGGCGACGGTCTCCGGTGACTCCTTGTCCCGCAGCCACTCGTAGTCGTCGACGAAATCGTCACCGTGGTGGGTCCGGACCTGCGGATGGCGCGGCGCGACCGGTGGCCGCGAAGCGGAAGACGTGCTCATGGCTCGACCGTACCGGGTCGCAACGACGGGTCGTCCGCGTCGAAGGTGCGTACCGGTCCGGGTCCGGTGTGGCGGGTCTCGAAGCGCACGGTGACGCGCCCGATGCCGGATCCCCACACCCAGCCGGGGCCGTGCTCGGCGTGGACGACGTCGGCACCCGGCGACCAGCGCGGGCGGGCCCGGAGGGTACGAGGGGTCGACCCGCCCGTGCCTGCGGCGGCGTCGACCCCCGCAGCCGTCGTGGCGCCGCTCGGGGGGCGGTCGTCCGCGCCGGCAGCCTCGCGCGGGTCGGCGTGGTCGTCGGCCGGGGCATCGTCGGCCGGGTCGTCGTCGTCCGGGGCGAACAGGTCGTCCTGCACCCAGTCGGCCATGCCCGACATGCCGACGCCCAGCAGCCGGATGCCCGACGACGTGTCGATCTCGGCGAGGAGCCCGGTCGCGGTGCGCGCGATGACTCGTGCGTCGTCGGTGGGTCCGGCCAGGGTCGCGGACCGTGTGTGGGTCTCGAAGTCGTGGTGCCGGATCTTGAGGGTGACCGTACGCCCGGACATGCCGTTGCCTCGGAGTCGCTCGGAGACGCGGCGGCTCATCATCGTGGCGACGTCGGCGAGGATCCGGCGGTCGGTGATGTCGGTCTCGAAGGTGTCCTCGACGCTGAGGGACTTCGTCTCGCGCTCGGCGACGACCGCCCGGTGGTCCTCGCCTCGGGCGAGCGCGTGCAGCGAGGTGCCGTACGCGGACCCGAGCAGAGAGGTCAGGTCGGGCAGGTCGAGTCCGCGGAGATCAGCCACGGTGTGGACCCCCAGGCGACGGAGCCGCTCCGCGGTGACGGGTCCGACACCGGGGATCGCGCGCACCGAGAGCGGTGCGAGGACCTCCAGCTCGGTGCCAGGGGTCACGACGTGCACGCCGTCCGGCTTGGCGAGCTCGCTCGCGATCTTGGCGAGGAACTTCGACGACGCGATGCCGACGGATGCGGTCAACCCGCCGGTGCGCTCGGCGACGTCGCCGCGGACCTGCTCCGCCAGCAGGCGGATGCGTTCCAGGTCGAGGTCGCGGGTGGTCTCGCCGGCTGCGAGGTCGACGAACGCCTCGTCCAACGACAGCGGTTCGACCAGCGGGGAGATCTCACGCAGTCGGCCCATGACGACGCGGCTTGCTGCACGGTAGGCGTCGAAGCGCCCGGACAGGTACGCCGCGTGGGGGCAGCGTGCCCGCGCCTCGGCCGTACGCATGGCGGAACGGACGCCGTACTCCCGTGCTTCGTACGAGGCGGTCGACACGACACCGCGGGCGCCGAGCCCGCCGACGACCACCGGCTTGCCCCGCAGCGACGGCTTGTCGCGCTGCTCGACGGCGGCGAAGAACGCGTCGAGGTCGAGATGGAGGACGGTGGCCTGGCGGCGCATGAGTCCATTCTGACTTCGTCCACAGACCTGCTCGTCCCCAGGGACGTCTCGGCGACCGTCACGGCCCACGGCCAGGACCCACCTTGTCCTCATGACCGATCTCCTGCGCGCACGCACACTGTCCGACCTGATCGGGGTGGTCCCCGCCCTCTTCGGGTTCCATCCCCACGACTCGCTGGTCGCACTCTGCCTCGACGGACCGTCCGGGCGTGCCGGGTTTCGGCTCCGCACCGACCTGCCGCCCGTCGTCGAGGCCGAGGCGGCTGCCCGCTCGCTCGTGGGCTACCTCGTCGCCCAGGAGCCCGAGGCGGTCGTCCTGATCGCCTTCGCCGAGGAGGGTCGAGACCACGAGGCCCGTGCCGTCGTCGACGCCATGACCGAAGGGCTCACCGCTGAGGGTGTGCGGGTGGTCGAGGCCGTCCGCTACGACGGCACGCACTACTTCTCCTACTCGTGCACCGACCCGGAGTGCTGTGCACCTGAAGGTGTCCCGTGCGACGTGGCGTCGTCGCCGATGCTCGCCGAGGCCGTCTACCGCGGGCTCGAGGTGCTCCCGAGCCGGGACGACCTCGTCCGCCGGTACGCCGCCGTCACCGGCCCGGCGCGTCGTGAGGCCGAGCGGGCGACGGCGCGCGAGGCCGCAGCGCTCGGCCGCAGGCGCTCCTGCCTGCCGGCTCAGCGCGACCCCGACCTCCTGCGGCGGGGCCTCGATCGCGTGCGTCCGATCGTCGAGCGGCTCGACGGACTCGCGGTCGCCGACGGGGTGGTGCTGTCGATCCCCGACAAGGCCGCCCTGGCGGTGTGGACGTCGCTGATCGTGGTCCGCGACGTGCTCTGGTCGCGCATCACGCACAGCAACGCTGCAGTGAGCCTCGCGACCTGGCGGGAGGTGGGCGTGAGCGCCGTCGCACCGTTCCAGGCCGCCCCGCTGACGCTGGCGGCGTTCTCTGCATGGTTGTCGGGGGACGGGGCACAGGCACAGTGCGCGCTCGACCGGGTCGCGGAGGTGGCACCCGGCTATTCGATGGCCGGCCTGGTCCAGACGACACTGACGGGTTGCCTCGATCCGCGAGCGTGGCAGGGGATCGGCGAGGACGACGTCCTGCGGACAGTGCCCGGACTCTCCTAGTCTGGAGTCGCCCGGGCCGGAGCGGCGCAGGCGAGAGGGGCACACGATGGGGCAAGAGGTCGATCCGCAGGTATTCACCCGCGAGGACCGCACGGCGTTCCGGGCGAAGATACGCCAGAGCCTCGACGTCTTCTCCCGGATGCTTCGCGACGCCACGTTCGACGCTGCGCGGCCGATGACCGGGGTCGAGATCGAGCTCAACCTGATCGACGACGAGGGCATGCCCGCGCTCCGCAACGAGGTGGTCCTCGAGGCGATCGCCGACGACGACTTCCAGACCGAGCTCGGGCAGTTCAACATCGAGATCAACATCGATCCACGAGCCCTCGACGGCGAGGGGCTGAGCCGGTACGAGAAGACGATCCGCGACGACCTCAACCACGCGGACGCGAGCGCGCGCTCCGTCGGCGTGAACCTCCTGATGATCGGGATCCTGCCGACCCTGAAGGCGGGGCACATGACGGCATCGACGATCTCGGCGAACCCCCGCTACGCGTTGCTGTCGGAGCAGGTGCTGGCCGCACGCGGCGAGGACATCGCGATCAACATCTCCGGTGCCGAGCGCCTGTCGACGACGTCCGAGTCGATCATGCCCGAGGCTGCCTGCACGAGCGTGCAGCTCCACCTGCAGGTTAGTCCTTCGGAGTTCGCCGCCTACTGGAACGCATCCCAGACCATCGCGTCGACCCAGCTGGCGATCGGCGCCAACTCGCCGTTCCTCATGGGCAAGCAGCTGTGGCACGAGACCCGCATCCCGTTGTTCGAGCAGGCGACCGACACCCGGTCCGACGAGCTGAAGGCGCAGGGTGTGCGTCCGCGAGTGTGGTTCGGCGAGCGATGGATCACGTCGATCTTCGACCTCTTCGAGGAGAACGTCCGCTACTTCCCGGCGCTGCTCCCGGTGCTCGAGGACGAGGACCCCGAGGTGGTGCTCGCAGCCGGTGACACGCCGTCGTTGGCCGAGCTGCGGCTGCACAACGGCACGATCTACCGGTGGAACCGGCCGATCTACGACGTCGTCGGTGATCGGCCGCACGTCCGCGTCGAGAACCGGGTCCTCCCGGCCGGCCCCACGGTGATCGACACGGTCGCCAACGCCGCGTACTACTTCGGCCTGGTCAAGGCGCTGGTGGACGCCGACCGCCCGTTGTGGACGCAGATGTCCTTCAGCGCTGCCGAGGAGAACTTCACGGCGGCTGCCAAGGACGGCATCGGAGCCTCGATCTACTGGCCGGGGATCGGCACGGTCGGTGTCTCCGAGCTCGTGCTCCGCAAGCTCCTGCCGATGGCGGCCGACGGGCTCCACTCGCTCGGTGTCGACAGCACCGACCGCGACAAGTACCTCGGGATCATCGAGCAGCGTTGCCTGACCGGCCGCAACGGTGCGACGTGGCAGATCGACCGGTTCCGAGCGCTGTACGAGCATG
Above is a genomic segment from Mumia sp. Pv4-285 containing:
- a CDS encoding glutamate--cysteine ligase: MGQEVDPQVFTREDRTAFRAKIRQSLDVFSRMLRDATFDAARPMTGVEIELNLIDDEGMPALRNEVVLEAIADDDFQTELGQFNIEINIDPRALDGEGLSRYEKTIRDDLNHADASARSVGVNLLMIGILPTLKAGHMTASTISANPRYALLSEQVLAARGEDIAINISGAERLSTTSESIMPEAACTSVQLHLQVSPSEFAAYWNASQTIASTQLAIGANSPFLMGKQLWHETRIPLFEQATDTRSDELKAQGVRPRVWFGERWITSIFDLFEENVRYFPALLPVLEDEDPEVVLAAGDTPSLAELRLHNGTIYRWNRPIYDVVGDRPHVRVENRVLPAGPTVIDTVANAAYYFGLVKALVDADRPLWTQMSFSAAEENFTAAAKDGIGASIYWPGIGTVGVSELVLRKLLPMAADGLHSLGVDSTDRDKYLGIIEQRCLTGRNGATWQIDRFRALYEHAGTDRAEALRAMTLDYRERMHSNEPVHTWD
- a CDS encoding DNA polymerase IV: MRRQATVLHLDLDAFFAAVEQRDKPSLRGKPVVVGGLGARGVVSTASYEAREYGVRSAMRTAEARARCPHAAYLSGRFDAYRAASRVVMGRLREISPLVEPLSLDEAFVDLAAGETTRDLDLERIRLLAEQVRGDVAERTGGLTASVGIASSKFLAKIASELAKPDGVHVVTPGTELEVLAPLSVRAIPGVGPVTAERLRRLGVHTVADLRGLDLPDLTSLLGSAYGTSLHALARGEDHRAVVAERETKSLSVEDTFETDITDRRILADVATMMSRRVSERLRGNGMSGRTVTLKIRHHDFETHTRSATLAGPTDDARVIARTATGLLAEIDTSSGIRLLGVGMSGMADWVQDDLFAPDDDDPADDAPADDHADPREAAGADDRPPSGATTAAGVDAAAGTGGSTPRTLRARPRWSPGADVVHAEHGPGWVWGSGIGRVTVRFETRHTGPGPVRTFDADDPSLRPGTVEP
- a CDS encoding DUF4192 domain-containing protein, whose product is MTDLLRARTLSDLIGVVPALFGFHPHDSLVALCLDGPSGRAGFRLRTDLPPVVEAEAAARSLVGYLVAQEPEAVVLIAFAEEGRDHEARAVVDAMTEGLTAEGVRVVEAVRYDGTHYFSYSCTDPECCAPEGVPCDVASSPMLAEAVYRGLEVLPSRDDLVRRYAAVTGPARREAERATAREAAALGRRRSCLPAQRDPDLLRRGLDRVRPIVERLDGLAVADGVVLSIPDKAALAVWTSLIVVRDVLWSRITHSNAAVSLATWREVGVSAVAPFQAAPLTLAAFSAWLSGDGAQAQCALDRVAEVAPGYSMAGLVQTTLTGCLDPRAWQGIGEDDVLRTVPGLS